A single window of Candidatus Zixiibacteriota bacterium DNA harbors:
- a CDS encoding 4Fe-4S binding protein: MLAIDQLACLQCGGCVALCPEDALFLFCEGLMCESEKCTLCGLCIRFCPTGAIDEDNSTPI; this comes from the coding sequence ATGTTGGCCATTGATCAACTCGCGTGCCTTCAATGCGGAGGGTGTGTAGCTCTCTGCCCGGAGGATGCCTTATTTCTTTTTTGTGAAGGGTTGATGTGCGAATCTGAAAAATGTACGCTATGTGGCCTTTGCATCAGATTTTGTCCTACAGGAGCAATCGATGAAGATAATTCCACCCCGATATGA
- a CDS encoding NAD(P)/FAD-dependent oxidoreductase: MKIIPPRYDAIVIGAGPAGSMAAYEIADAGFAVLLLEKHKQVGLPLCCAEAVSRPALERIIIPRREWISADFNRIRLVAPDGEEMTLFHADAGYVLDRKAFDSGLADRAVQAGSQLECEAIGLELLRDGDDFRAIKVIGPDTRTVEVSARIFIAADGVESRIARLAGLDNVISIREAEALLQYRVQDVEIEPNTVEFHVGNEIAPGSYVWVFPKSATSANVGVGVEIESHKGSEAAVYLKRFIEKRFPGAAIVESMCGLVPKYQGKEMFRLGNLLVVGDAARAVDSLSGAGIVSGMLSGKYAGLAAAEYLSGRVRTPAQLEKYYPGRFLREKGEELALYSKLRKVYRKLDDRDFIDITIALREYSQKNNASGISAAKLMAGIVKTRPRLIRHAWHLR, from the coding sequence ATGAAGATAATTCCACCCCGATATGACGCCATAGTGATAGGGGCCGGGCCCGCCGGTTCAATGGCGGCTTATGAAATCGCGGACGCCGGTTTTGCCGTGCTTCTTCTGGAAAAGCATAAACAGGTCGGGCTGCCGCTCTGTTGCGCCGAGGCGGTTTCGCGCCCGGCGTTGGAAAGAATAATCATTCCCCGCAGGGAATGGATTTCGGCCGATTTTAACCGAATCCGGCTGGTGGCGCCCGATGGCGAGGAAATGACCCTTTTTCATGCGGACGCCGGATACGTTCTGGACCGGAAGGCATTTGACTCCGGTCTGGCCGATCGAGCGGTGCAGGCAGGCAGTCAGCTGGAGTGCGAAGCGATCGGGTTGGAACTGTTACGTGACGGAGATGATTTTAGAGCAATCAAGGTTATCGGGCCCGACACCAGGACGGTCGAAGTCAGCGCTCGGATATTTATTGCCGCCGATGGCGTTGAGTCGAGAATTGCCCGTCTGGCCGGACTGGATAATGTCATTTCGATTCGGGAGGCAGAAGCGCTCCTTCAGTACCGTGTGCAGGATGTCGAGATTGAACCGAACACGGTTGAATTTCATGTCGGCAACGAGATTGCCCCCGGAAGTTATGTTTGGGTATTTCCCAAATCGGCAACGTCAGCTAATGTCGGCGTGGGAGTGGAGATCGAGAGCCATAAGGGAAGCGAGGCGGCCGTTTACCTTAAACGATTTATTGAGAAAAGGTTTCCCGGGGCTGCTATCGTTGAGTCGATGTGCGGATTGGTGCCAAAATACCAGGGGAAAGAGATGTTCCGGCTGGGGAATCTTCTCGTGGTCGGCGATGCCGCTCGGGCCGTAGATTCCTTGTCCGGAGCAGGAATTGTCAGCGGGATGTTGTCAGGAAAATATGCCGGTCTGGCCGCGGCGGAATATCTGTCGGGGCGAGTGCGGACACCGGCCCAATTGGAGAAGTATTATCCGGGACGGTTCTTGCGGGAAAAGGGGGAGGAATTAGCCTTATACAGCAAACTCCGCAAAGTCTATAGGAAACTTGACGACAGGGATTTTATTGATATTACTATTGCCCTGAGAGAATATTCTCAGAAAAACAATGCGTCCGGGATAAGCGCCGCGAAACTGATGGCCGGGATTGTAAAAACCCGGCCTCGCTTGATTCGCCACGCCTGGCATCTGCGTTAA
- the rpsT gene encoding 30S ribosomal protein S20, whose product MPKHKSSKKRMKTSAVANLQNRAEKSRMKKLVKELRECKTKEEAEQKLTHVISIIDKASRNKTIHKNKAARDKSRLVAQIRKMEVPTA is encoded by the coding sequence TTGCCGAAACACAAGTCCTCGAAGAAGAGAATGAAGACCTCGGCTGTCGCCAATCTTCAAAACCGTGCCGAGAAATCGAGAATGAAGAAACTGGTTAAAGAATTGCGGGAGTGCAAGACCAAAGAGGAAGCGGAACAGAAACTTACTCATGTGATTAGTATAATTGACAAAGCCTCCCGGAACAAAACTATTCACAAAAATAAAGCTGCCCGAGACAAATCGCGGCTGGTGGCTCAAATCAGGAAAATGGAAGTCCCGACAGCCTAA